Within the Setaria viridis chromosome 3, Setaria_viridis_v4.0, whole genome shotgun sequence genome, the region AGCACGTCTTGCACTCCTCGGACGACCAGGTCGCACAATCTCTTGCTTTAAGTGAACAACAGCAAGGCAACATTTCAGAGAAACGCAGGAGGCAGACACGGGGAGAAACACTGGTTTGCCTGGTTTACTTGGTCCACCAGTGGAGGAAATCCTTGCGCCTGTTGATCTTCTTCTGCAGCTGAAGAACGCCGTATAGCAGGGCTTCGGCGGTCGGCGGGCATCCAGGGACGTAGATGTCCACGGGGACGATCCGGTCGCATCCCCGCACAACGGAGTAGGAGTAGTGGTAGTATCCGCCACCATTGGCGCAGCTGCCCATCGAAATTACCCAGCGAGGCTCTGGCATCTGGTCATAGACTCTGCAGGAGAACAAAGAAAGATGAAAATGTTAGCAATGTTAGGAACCACAAGCTGGTAAGAAGCAGGGACCCTGTAAGTGGAAATGGCCTCAACATCAAAGATTTTGATTCATTCAGAATCCATGAGGAATTTCTCTGCCTTTACATCTCTAAAGTCTAATAAGACACTCCAGATATCAGTGATTTTGCCAAATGAGAACATAAGCCTTCCAAGCTTTGCAAGCGCATAGACACAAATAATGATGATTCAAGAGGAAACAGGTCTGAAGAATTCAGCAGGAATAATGATCATTGCTCACTGAATTCTTAAGGCATTTTTACATCTTATTTCTTATGTGAGAATTGACGGAAGGGCATGCTTCTTATTTCACAGGTGGATGCTAAACTGTAAACTGGTACacgtttctctttttttaccCCGCAACCAAATTGCCCAATAGTGTGTTACAACATTAAGAAACATGACAACGTGCATGCGATCAAATGAAATGCACGGCAGCAAAGGCAGTCAGGCAGATGATGGAAGCAAACATACTACACATGCAACCTAAAATTAGCCACCCTGTCGAGATCTAACTAGAATCCTAACAAGAGCTGTTCGAATTTCAGGCTCAGAATGACATAAACAAAAGAAATCACAAATCTGTATGATCTATGTAAGCGAACGGTAAGATAACAGGTTCTGTAGCAAAAGCTTACTTGCGAAGCGCGGGCGCCATCTTGTTGGTGAGCGTGCCGGCGACGATCATGCAGTCGGACTGGCGCGGCGAGGGGCGGAAGATGACGCCGAAGCGGTCGAAGTCGTAGCGGGAGGCGCCGGCGTGCATCATCTCGACGGCGCAGCACGCCAGCCCGAACGTCATGGGCCAGATCGAGCCCCGCCGAGCCCAGTTCATGAGGTCGTCGATCTTCGAGACCACGAACTCCGCTGCCTTCGACATCGGCGTGGGAGGCGGCGCCCCGCCGTACGGCGCGGGGTGGgggctcgccgcggcggccgaggaggaggaggagtaggcgCGCGGGGAGGCGGAGAGGAGCGCCAGCCGCGCCGTGCGCGGGAGGAGCGCCATGGTGATCGGGCGGGGACCTGGGAGCGAGGAGGCGGGTGGCAGGGTGCGGCTGCCGGCTTGCCCGGTGGGTTCGCTCGCCGAGTTGACGACGCAGGAGTTCTGGGGGGAGCGGTGCCGGTGCGGCGCGTGGCAGGGACACGACTCGAGTGTGGTTGGGAGGACACGGCTCACAGTGCACGACGGTGTGATACGGACGTTTTCATGCGATCAGGGTCGGTTTGAGAGGGAGAGGTCGGTACGGGCAGCGTGGTGCGTCACACGATTCGAGCTATTGAGAACGAAAGGATAAGGATCACGTCTCCGAATGCAGGATGATGGCCCGTCACGGCTCTTCCTCTAACGTCATATTTTAAATAACAACTTTAATAGGAATCTAATATTTCTAAAACAAAAGAATCATATACGAACCGAGATTATAATTTCTAACTATGAAGTTTTTCTTATAACCTAGCCGTCAATTTTGAGTGCTCAACTTGACATGAATACtttattttgaaaatttttatAACCAGTTTTATTCTTTTAATGGTAGGCGGCGTGCTCGTGGACATGGTGTGCCCATAGTAACTTCATCAATATTGAGATGGATCGACTCAGTCTTTTAGAGATGCTTAGAAGGATACCGTTTGCGTGTGCGTATGTGAATGTCCGTTTTGAAAAAAACAAACATACACAAAATAAAAGTATTTTTGTTAAGCTCATTGCAAGAAAGGTATTTTTTTGTTAGGCGATATTTATGAAAGTAAGCTACCTACGCTGAATTGTAATTTATTTTAATTGTTGACCTAAGTAAAACTCAAACGggatttatagaaaaaaaaagcatctaACAATGTAACATCAAACTAGTTTAGTTGACCAGccataatactccctccatccaaaattgtagatcgttttgacttttctaggtatgcacctaaatactccctccatcccaaattataagtcgcttttgacttttttgatacattcactttgctatgtatatagatataacaatatgtctagatgcatagcaaagtggaTGTACCAAAAAAATCAAAGCGACTTGTAatatgggatggagggagtataaggtatatctaaatgcatacaAATATCGATGAACCTAAAAAtgttaaaaaagtcaaaacaacctaggAAGTATATCTTAAttgtatatttattgaaattgTATATGGTATTGTATTTTCTATAAACGTAGCCAACATTAAACATGTTTGATTTGGAACAGAATCAAATTAAAGTGAATTGAAATCTCAGTCGTTTGCCACCGTGGATAAAGCCTTGATCCCTAGTTCATTTCGTCGACACCCCTATCCTCTCGTCTTAAAAAACAGAAACAATATTGTCGAGGCTGCAGACTTCGCACAGATAAGAGTATAATTTACATTAATTTATGCCAAAAGCATTACATGAACCACTCAATTCATACAGCTTGACAGAGCTAACCAATCACGTATGAAGTGGCACTAAGGCAAAGGGCCAAGGGCCCGTGCTTCTGCATCCTACAGTAGCGAAACCGTTGTGTTATTCGGGCAAAACAGTTGTGTATCTTCTATTTTTCTTCCATCTTTTTGCTCCATTGTGAGCTGCATAAGGCCACATTGCCGTTTGTACGCCCGACTAGCGATGCACAGCGTGCTTCTTCAGCCGATGCTTAATTCAGAGCTGATAGTACCGCAGGTACCATACATTTAACGGTTTAAGCACAGCATCCGGGAGACTTCATGGAGGCATCAGAAACTGCCTCTGTTGTTTATGCTGCTGCCCTCGCTCGAGCAGCTGCTCTCTGGTAGATGTCTTCGTATTGCGAAGCTGAAGTATCCCAGCTGAAATCTATCTTCATGTCTTTCTGTACCAGCTGTTTCCAGACTTCAGGTTTTCTATGGTAGTAGTTGAAAGCTCTTTCCAATGCACTATCAAAACCCTGTCAAAATTAACATCCCACATTAGCTGTACTGTAGCCACCAAAATATCTTAAATTCCAATACTTCATTTTAGGATGTACACAGATAAGCCAATTACCTGCTCATCTGCCTTTAAAAAGGTGAAGCCATTTCGCAATTCCATGGGTATTGTTTCATCATCGAAATCGAAGACACTAAAATCATAAATCAAATCAGAGCAGTATTAGCAATGCATGTTTGAAGGTGGCAACAGTGTTGCGGGGATTGATGGCTTACGATTTTACCTGTCATTCAGACCACCAGTTTTCCGAACAACTGGCACAGAACCATATCGCATAGCTATCATCTATGGATGGAAAACAGGTCAGAATTGCATAGCAGAAGACGCACTATTAACTATTAAGCAGAAAAGAAGGGGAACAGAGGCTTATGTACAAGCAAAGCATGGGTGGTTTTTTACCCAAAAAAGGGGATAAAAGGTGTGAGTTATGTAGTATACTTATTCGAAGATACCAGATGATGAAGATGGTAAAGGACATTTTTCAGTAAATGACATACATGTCGCTAAACAACAATAGGAAGTTATTATAGTttcttgtatatatatactaatacAAACTACATATAATACTAATTGCTAAACCAttaaattaaatatgaaaaaaagCTTACCTGAGTGAGGCCACATGGCTCAAACATAGAAGGAACAATAAACATGTCTGATGCTGCAAAAATCATATGGGATAGAGCATCATCGTACTTCAAAAGCAGCCTGATGTTGTTATTGTTCTGGAATTGGTCTGCGATACCCTCAAACTCCCTCTGTGAAAGAAATGAACAACAAATGCATTAAATGTTATGATAGCAAGGAAACAGCTGTTCAATAGGGAGAGCAGAGAAATATGGTATTTCGAACAATCAAGGTGTGCTTCTTTCATGATTGATGAACTATTCATGAGGTGCTGAAgactcttttcctttctttcaacCAAATGTAACTGCATGAATACTCCATAAAGGAAACACACCTGAATGTTTGGTACTGGACTGGAACCTAGAAGAACAAACTGTCCGCCTAACTCAGCTGTTTTATATATTGCATGCCTGATGAGATGTACACCCTTTTGAGGAACTAGCCTTGTAATGCAACCAACCTGCTTGAGGAAACTTTCAGTTCTCTAGTAAATCTTGAAGAGAGGAATATGCTCAAACAAGTACAAAGTCAGCCTATACATACAAAGATTTACGATGGCTGAGAGGATAAAAAACATACTAGCGGTTGGGAAGCATTTGCAGAAGACATCTTGAGCTGCTTCCTGAGAGATGCTTTGTTTGCTGATTTTCCATATAGATCATTAGCACTATATTGGACCTTGAGAAACCTATCTGTAGAAGGATTCCATGTATCAGTGTCGATGCCATTAAGTATCCCAACAAATTTCTTGGAATGTATTTTGAGTGTATCTTGGAGCCCACGCCCGCCCTGAGCAATGGAGTAATTTTGTCAGAACGCTGAGACTGATTAAATTCATgattctaaaaaaaaataatggcaAACAGAAACACCAGAACCAGTATAGAAGAACTAAATTTGGTGCCCCTAGCCCTACAGAAACTGACCCCCTTCATTTCAATAACCTTGAAATGCGGTAAATGTGGATGATATACATGAACAAATCTTAGATCATTTGGGGAATATTTACAAGATTTGTCTCATTAATTATTTTGTACTTTTTAAACTTTTGAAAGTAAGAGGGTTAGAGAAAATAGGGGTACCAGAATGTTTGTTATACAACAGAAAAGAGAGACCAGAAATTAATAAATTAGTTGCATCCAATGGAAGTGCACATTGGACCCAAAGGTAGGAAGAAATATTACCTCTGAGCGCACCTCTTGAGCATATGTTGGTGACACAGTTGTGACAATGTTGGAATACACAATTGCACCCTGAACACCATAAGCGCATAGAATGGTACAATCATTATTAGTGATACCATAAAGCTAAAACTCTAGTTTCAACTCTTCTGCTACATATTTTCCATAGGTCAATACCTTAACAACATTTATTCTGCCATGTGAATTATCCCGCATTCTGTCTGGTCTATCCAGGTGCTCAACATCAAGGCCACAGTATGCTAAATCCTGAGCTGGAGCAGTTCCTTGATATTCGAAATTGTGACAGGTAAAACAAATTCTAGCTGAGTTGAAGCCCAGATTTGCATATACATCCCAATAAAGAGGGGCCTGGTGATTAACAATGTAACAAAAAAAAGTATATGTTACTACATTCAACTTAGTAAATCAACTAAGAAAAACATGATCCATTTTACATAATCTTTAAATCTTACAACAAATGCAGTCTGCCAGTCATGACAATGAATTATGTCAACTTTCTTCCCAGATTGGTAAAGTAATTCCAGTGCCACACGGCTAAAGTAGGAAAAACGTTTGAAGTCATCATGCTCTCCATAGTATTGTGCCCTCCAGAAGAACTTACCTGGATGCTGCGGCTCAATAAAGTAGACAGGAAGGCCTGCATTTGATAAATTTAGTTAGGCCACTGTATAATTAGTTTCATACAATGGTAGAACTGAGTGTTGACTGGAACCTTCAACAGTCCCAGTCCATATTTTGTTGGCAAACGTATTTCCCTCAAAGTAGGACTGTACCACAACATCTAGAACCTGCATGATCATCAGACAACAGTTTAACCAAACAAAAGACGCAACCATTAAAAGCATAATACGAATTAACAAACCAAGTACATACCTTAAGATTATTAATTTGGTTATGCTGCATGCAGTCATATTTTGGAAGAATAATCTCTACTAGGTGCCCTTTTTTTTGGAGTGCCTTCCCAAGACCAGAGATCACATCTGCCAAACCACCAACCTACAGAATATTGCATACAATAAAGCTAAAGGATGACTAACTGGATTGGAAATAATCAGTGTATACACCAAATAATAGTATAATACTCTAAGATAATTAGTGAACCATCACATTGCTAGTTTAATATAAGGAAGCATCACATTGCTAGTTTAATATAGGGAACCAGCGCAATATATATACTGTATAGTCTGGTAGATGGATTGGAGATCAATATGATTCAACTTATAAGTTATAGCCTATTTTTACAGCTTCAGGCAATTTAGTAAACCAACATCAAGATTGTGACTTTGTGGATGATGACGTCTAAAAAGAGGCACACTTTCAACTGTATCGAATTTCTTGCTCTCTCCAATCAACCCTTAAGATTCTCAAAGACCGGAACATACTTGAGGAGAAGCACATCACTGTTGAATGAGTTGGAGAATGCTTTTGGTATGCCTCCCTCTCAAGCCAAAACACATGGACCCCAATTAAAACTTACTCCAGTTCAAATGGAGCACTAGAAAAGTGATACTTTATAATCAACTGGACAGCTTTGCACCTAGTTTTATGCAGCATATTACATAGCAACGTATCAAGAAATAagataatgaaatcataaataCTTGATGAAAACTGAATCAGTAACAAGGACCACCTTTGCAACAGGAGCCATCTCTGCTGCTATGTGGACAATGTGCAGACCAGAACTGCATTCAATAATAGAATATTCGATCATACCAAATAGTACATATAAATATTGTCCGAAGCACATGTTATTGTATAAAGAAGTTTTTTCCTCTTATTGGCAAAGGAGAGAGTGATACCTGGTTCCTGGCAGTGCCATCTTTAGAAAACTATCTATTAGTTCCCTCTCTGCCATTCCTCTAGATGACAAGTATGCTTCCCGAAGGCGATTATCCCTTGTCCAAGCCATTTCTCTTAATATATTTGCATCATTGCTGGATATTTTCTTCTCAAGTGACCACCCATCAATCAGAAGAGAGATCCTACTCCAGAACTCTGATGGCATGCCTTCTGCATAATGCTCCATTGACTTTTTCTCACTTTCCTTTATTAGTTTGCTGAGAGTATCATGAAACTCCACTATTGAGTGTTCATAAAGTTCGATTTGAGAATGCATTTCATGATTACATGCTTGGAAGCGTTCTTCTACTGATTTTACCCTTTTCTTCAAAAGATCAACAAAATAAAGACAGAACTCTGATATTTTTGTTGCTCCCAATGATGCTTCTAGTTTGTCAATCTTCTCCTGGAAATCATGATAGCCATCTAGTATCAGAGCAGCATGCTCGACTTGGTTTGCTGTGGACTCAAGCAATTCTTCCAAATTCTCTACTTTCTCCCACCAGGCATCATGTTGCATAGGACCAAGTTTCAGCATATCAGATTGGGCAGCTATAAATGCACACTCTAGCTCCCTAAGTGAAGCATCTAAAATAGCACGCTCTTTCTCCAGCTTGAATAGACTCTCTTCTGTCTCAGTTATCTCAATAAGCTTTGATTTAAGAAAATTTATGTCATCCTTCAGTAGCATATTCTCTTCCTTTAGTACATCAAACTCCTGAGCCTCTGTATCAGACTTTCCTTCACTAGAAAGCTCAGATTGTGCACCAGTTTCTGATAATTTTATCTCTAAAATGCTCATCTTCCGTTGCAAAGCTTCCTTCTCTTTAAGAATTTTGTCAGCACGTTCCAATGCCTGAAGACGAGCTTGATTCAGAAGCAATATATCTAACCAAATAAGATTTGAAATCAGTGATTGTCATGCACATGTCTACATATTTGAATATTATAAAGAGCTATATGAAGATTCACAAGGAAAGAATCACATACTCTTCTCAGTATTTTGTATCATTCCTACCAAATCTTCCAGTTGAACGTTTGGTAGGCCATTTTCATCATCAGAATTCTGCAGAAAAGTATTGGAACAGCAACCCCAGTGAATAAATAAGGGCAAACAGAAGAGTGATGATACTTCCTAACAATGTTCATGCTAATATCGATAATCCATAGCGAAAGAGTGTAAGAATAAAAATATATGAAACATCGAACAAACACTCATATAAAGCACTAAAGAATAGACTAATCTTGCGGAATGGAACACATAATTGCTACAGAACTTGCTACAATACCTGTTGGTGCTCATCATCACTGGAAGCTCCAGCTCTA harbors:
- the LOC117847872 gene encoding uncharacterized protein; this encodes MALLPRTARLALLSASPRAYSSSSSAAAASPHPAPYGGAPPPTPMSKAAEFVVSKIDDLMNWARRGSIWPMTFGLACCAVEMMHAGASRYDFDRFGVIFRPSPRQSDCMIVAGTLTNKMAPALRKVYDQMPEPRWVISMGSCANGGGYYHYSYSVVRGCDRIVPVDIYVPGCPPTAEALLYGVLQLQKKINRRKDFLHWWTK
- the LOC117848402 gene encoding probable starch synthase 4, chloroplastic/amyloplastic, which gives rise to MACSAAAAGAEATALLFRGPAPSSIAGRSRLAVSRRTRHRNLRTGAQPPQKSTPSANYRNRVNIQRDRAGASSDDEHQQNSDDENGLPNVQLEDLVGMIQNTEKNILLLNQARLQALERADKILKEKEALQRKMSILEIKLSETGAQSELSSEGKSDTEAQEFDVLKEENMLLKDDINFLKSKLIEITETEESLFKLEKERAILDASLRELECAFIAAQSDMLKLGPMQHDAWWEKVENLEELLESTANQVEHAALILDGYHDFQEKIDKLEASLGATKISEFCLYFVDLLKKRVKSVEERFQACNHEMHSQIELYEHSIVEFHDTLSKLIKESEKKSMEHYAEGMPSEFWSRISLLIDGWSLEKKISSNDANILREMAWTRDNRLREAYLSSRGMAERELIDSFLKMALPGTSSGLHIVHIAAEMAPVAKVGGLADVISGLGKALQKKGHLVEIILPKYDCMQHNQINNLKVLDVVVQSYFEGNTFANKIWTGTVEGLPVYFIEPQHPGKFFWRAQYYGEHDDFKRFSYFSRVALELLYQSGKKVDIIHCHDWQTAFVAPLYWDVYANLGFNSARICFTCHNFEYQGTAPAQDLAYCGLDVEHLDRPDRMRDNSHGRINVVKGAIVYSNIVTTVSPTYAQEVRSEGGRGLQDTLKIHSKKFVGILNGIDTDTWNPSTDRFLKVQYSANDLYGKSANKASLRKQLKMSSANASQPLVGCITRLVPQKGVHLIRHAIYKTAELGGQFVLLGSSPVPNIQREFEGIADQFQNNNNIRLLLKYDDALSHMIFAASDMFIVPSMFEPCGLTQMIAMRYGSVPVVRKTGGLNDSVFDFDDETIPMELRNGFTFLKADEQGFDSALERAFNYYHRKPEVWKQLVQKDMKIDFSWDTSASQYEDIYQRAAARARAAA